A window of the Natronomonas salina genome harbors these coding sequences:
- the pstB gene encoding phosphate ABC transporter ATP-binding protein PstB — protein MSSENTTDPVTDADTESFADSPTAGLEDTDSRGTGRTIVEARDVSVWYNQTQALKDITMEIPEQQVTALIGPSGCGKSTFLRCINRMNDLIDAARVEGELLFRGKNVYDEDVDPVALRRKIGMVFQKPNPFPKSIYDNVAYGLKVQGYDGDMDERVETALKNAALWDEVKDQLDESGLDLSGGQQQRLCIARAIAADPEVILMDEPASALDPVATSKIEDLIDDLAEEYTVVIVTHNMQQAARISDKTAVFLTGGELVEFDDTETVFENPDSDRVEDYITGKFG, from the coding sequence ATGAGCTCCGAGAACACCACCGACCCGGTCACCGACGCCGACACCGAATCGTTCGCCGACTCCCCGACCGCGGGGCTGGAGGACACCGACAGCCGCGGGACGGGGCGCACCATCGTCGAGGCCCGCGACGTCAGCGTCTGGTACAACCAGACGCAGGCGCTGAAGGACATCACGATGGAGATCCCCGAACAGCAGGTGACCGCGCTCATCGGTCCCTCCGGCTGCGGGAAGTCGACGTTCCTCCGGTGTATCAACCGGATGAACGACCTCATCGACGCCGCTCGCGTCGAGGGCGAACTACTCTTTCGCGGGAAGAACGTCTACGACGAGGACGTCGACCCCGTCGCCCTCCGCCGGAAGATCGGGATGGTCTTCCAGAAACCCAACCCCTTCCCGAAGTCCATCTACGACAACGTCGCCTACGGCCTCAAGGTCCAGGGCTACGACGGGGACATGGACGAGCGCGTCGAGACCGCGCTGAAGAACGCCGCGCTGTGGGACGAGGTGAAAGACCAGCTCGACGAGTCCGGCCTCGACCTCTCGGGCGGTCAGCAACAGCGGCTCTGCATCGCCCGCGCCATCGCCGCCGACCCCGAGGTCATCCTGATGGACGAGCCCGCCTCCGCGCTGGACCCCGTCGCCACCTCCAAGATCGAGGACCTGATCGACGACCTCGCCGAGGAGTACACCGTCGTCATCGTCACCCACAACATGCAGCAGGCGGCCCGCATCTCCGACAAGACCGCCGTCTTCCTCACCGGCGGCGAACTCGTCGAGTTCGACGACACCGAGACCGTCTTCGAGAACCCCGACAGCGACCGCGTCGAGGACTACATCACCGGCAAGTTCGGCTGA
- a CDS encoding GNAT family N-acetyltransferase codes for MQAQEGLEFETEGDRRLYEYVERNGRVDREELESEFSMDAERLDQEIGALLEGDYLEERDGALQIKIDYGEETTYETDGLEVTIRPAEQSDLKGIVRVMREVAEEDAYLTAETVVDLLDQEEVVFRYNDRESRMFFVTMVDDEVVGWVHLHSPNFAKLSHTAELTMGVLEEYRGHGIGSRLMEHGLEWAEENGYEKVYQSLPATNQDGVRFLERHRWVTEAIRQAHFKIDDDYVAEQQMAIMLQDPVMG; via the coding sequence ATGCAGGCCCAGGAGGGACTGGAGTTCGAAACCGAGGGGGATCGGCGACTGTACGAGTACGTGGAGCGCAACGGCCGCGTCGATCGCGAGGAACTCGAATCCGAGTTCTCGATGGATGCCGAGCGCCTCGACCAGGAGATCGGGGCGCTCCTGGAGGGCGACTACCTCGAAGAGCGGGACGGCGCCCTCCAGATCAAGATCGACTACGGCGAGGAGACGACCTACGAGACCGACGGCCTGGAGGTGACCATCCGGCCGGCCGAGCAGTCGGACCTCAAGGGGATCGTCCGGGTCATGCGCGAGGTCGCCGAGGAGGACGCGTACCTGACCGCCGAGACGGTCGTGGACCTCCTCGACCAGGAGGAGGTGGTCTTCCGGTACAACGACCGCGAGTCGCGGATGTTCTTCGTCACCATGGTCGACGACGAGGTCGTCGGCTGGGTCCACCTCCACTCGCCCAACTTCGCGAAGCTGAGCCACACCGCCGAGTTGACGATGGGCGTCCTGGAGGAGTATCGCGGTCACGGTATCGGCAGCCGACTGATGGAGCACGGCCTCGAGTGGGCCGAGGAGAACGGCTACGAGAAGGTCTACCAGAGTCTGCCGGCGACGAACCAGGACGGCGTCCGGTTCCTCGAGCGACATCGCTGGGTGACCGAAGCCATCCGCCAGGCCCACTTCAAGATCGACGACGACTACGTCGCCGAACAGCAGATGGCGATCATGCTCCAGGATCCGGTGATGGGGTGA
- a CDS encoding PAS domain S-box protein: MPDGSATSEGGFLDSAGAEQALRSFRTLAEAVDEGVYQLDAEGRFRAVNDALLATTGHDRETLVGSHVSTVLDDETVDRIENRRRDELDDEAVFDATVRAADGRSLPCEIELLDPMAGDGSDAVVGLLREREDLGPIAPAAAGDRGTWLEQYRVLTEAANDVIITIDEDSVVTSVNPAVEDVFGYEPEAVIGESLTMLMPDELTERHREGVEEYLATGERNIDWDYVELPGVRADGREITLAVSFSEVEHEGETYFTGIVRDVTERKEHEWELERTERRFEAIFEDPNILVGLLEPDGTVLDINQTAMEYIGTDLQAVRGQPFWETPWWSHDESVQADVREWTERAAEGEYVGFQADLERPNGGSYALEGVFRPVTDDEGNVVSIIVSDRDVTERKERERELELFRTLLDYSNDVLLVVDPETGRLRDANDTACERLGYGREELLEMDVTDIEMRFPDVDNWESHVEDIRAEGSVTIRGTHQRKDGSTFPVEVNVSYVELDQPYVIAIARDITERQHRQQELEQYETIVETIPDGAYVLDEDHRFTLVNETLVEMTGCSREELLGSDAGVISTDGGHQRGLELREQLKAGEIDVAVLEEEIQTADGGTFDAEIRFDALYDEEGTFRGTAGVIRDISERKEYERKLEESNERLEQFAYAASHDLQEPLRMITSYLQLIERRYTDELDEEAEEFIDFAVDGAERMREMIDALLEYSRVETRGDPFEPVDLNAVLEDVLADLQLPIDETDAEITSDDLPTVAGDASQLRQVFQNLLDNAIEYSGDELPQVHVAAERMGDQWLLAVEDEGIGIDPSDADRVFEVFQRLHSRDEHDGTGIGLALCRRIVERHGGEIWVESESGEGSTFYFTLPAADEPAE, translated from the coding sequence ATGCCCGACGGGTCCGCGACGTCCGAAGGGGGGTTCCTGGACAGCGCGGGCGCCGAGCAGGCGCTCCGGAGCTTCCGGACGCTCGCCGAGGCGGTCGACGAAGGGGTCTACCAGCTCGACGCCGAGGGGCGCTTCCGAGCGGTCAACGACGCGCTGCTGGCGACGACGGGTCACGACCGCGAGACGCTCGTGGGCTCGCACGTCTCGACCGTCCTCGACGACGAGACGGTCGACCGAATCGAGAACCGGCGTCGAGACGAACTCGACGACGAGGCCGTTTTCGACGCCACCGTGCGAGCCGCCGACGGTCGATCCCTGCCCTGCGAGATCGAACTCCTCGACCCGATGGCCGGCGACGGGAGCGACGCCGTCGTGGGGTTGCTGCGGGAGCGCGAGGACCTGGGGCCGATCGCTCCCGCGGCCGCCGGGGACCGTGGGACGTGGCTCGAGCAGTACCGGGTGCTCACCGAGGCCGCCAACGACGTCATCATCACCATCGACGAGGACAGCGTCGTCACGTCGGTGAACCCGGCCGTCGAGGACGTCTTCGGCTACGAACCGGAGGCGGTGATCGGCGAGTCGCTGACGATGCTGATGCCGGACGAACTGACCGAGCGGCACCGCGAGGGCGTCGAGGAGTACCTGGCGACCGGCGAGCGGAACATCGACTGGGACTACGTCGAGTTGCCGGGTGTCCGCGCCGACGGCCGGGAGATCACGCTGGCCGTCTCCTTCAGCGAGGTCGAACACGAGGGCGAGACGTACTTCACCGGTATCGTCCGCGACGTCACCGAGCGCAAGGAACACGAGTGGGAGCTCGAGCGGACGGAGCGGCGCTTCGAGGCGATCTTCGAGGACCCGAACATCCTGGTGGGGCTGCTGGAACCGGACGGGACGGTCCTCGACATCAACCAGACGGCCATGGAGTACATCGGGACCGACCTCCAGGCAGTCCGCGGGCAGCCCTTCTGGGAGACGCCGTGGTGGAGCCACGACGAGTCGGTGCAGGCCGACGTCAGGGAGTGGACCGAGCGGGCCGCCGAAGGCGAGTACGTCGGCTTCCAGGCCGACCTGGAGCGGCCGAACGGCGGGTCCTACGCGCTCGAGGGCGTCTTCCGGCCGGTGACGGACGACGAGGGCAACGTCGTCTCGATCATCGTCTCCGATCGCGACGTCACCGAGCGCAAGGAGCGCGAGCGGGAACTCGAGCTGTTCCGGACGCTGCTCGACTACTCCAACGACGTCCTGCTGGTCGTCGACCCGGAGACAGGGCGGTTGCGCGACGCCAACGACACGGCCTGCGAGCGACTCGGGTACGGTCGCGAGGAGCTGCTCGAGATGGACGTCACGGACATCGAGATGCGGTTCCCGGACGTCGACAACTGGGAGTCCCACGTCGAGGACATCCGGGCGGAAGGGTCGGTGACGATCCGCGGGACCCACCAGCGGAAGGACGGGTCGACGTTCCCGGTGGAGGTCAACGTCTCCTACGTCGAGCTCGACCAGCCGTACGTCATCGCCATCGCCCGCGACATCACCGAGCGCCAGCACCGCCAGCAGGAGCTCGAGCAGTACGAGACCATCGTCGAGACGATCCCCGACGGCGCGTACGTCCTCGACGAGGACCACCGCTTCACGCTGGTCAACGAGACGCTCGTCGAGATGACCGGCTGCAGTCGCGAGGAGCTGCTCGGGTCCGACGCCGGCGTCATCAGCACCGACGGGGGCCACCAGCGCGGCCTGGAGCTCCGCGAGCAGCTGAAGGCCGGCGAGATCGACGTCGCCGTCCTCGAGGAGGAGATCCAGACCGCCGACGGCGGTACCTTCGACGCGGAGATCCGCTTCGACGCCCTCTACGACGAGGAGGGGACCTTCCGCGGGACCGCCGGCGTCATCCGCGACATCTCCGAGCGCAAGGAGTACGAGCGGAAGCTCGAGGAGTCCAACGAGCGTCTCGAGCAGTTCGCGTACGCGGCCTCCCACGACCTCCAGGAGCCGCTACGGATGATCACGAGCTACCTCCAGCTCATCGAGCGACGGTACACCGACGAGCTGGACGAGGAAGCCGAGGAGTTCATCGACTTCGCGGTCGACGGCGCCGAGCGGATGCGCGAGATGATCGACGCGCTCCTCGAGTACTCTCGCGTCGAGACCCGCGGCGACCCCTTCGAGCCCGTCGACCTGAACGCGGTCCTCGAGGACGTGCTGGCGGACCTCCAGCTCCCCATCGACGAGACCGACGCCGAGATCACGTCCGACGACCTCCCGACGGTAGCCGGCGACGCCAGCCAGCTCCGGCAGGTGTTCCAGAACCTCCTCGACAACGCCATCGAGTACAGCGGCGACGAACTACCGCAGGTCCACGTCGCCGCCGAACGCATGGGCGACCAGTGGCTCCTCGCCGTCGAGGACGAGGGCATCGGCATCGATCCCAGCGACGCCGACCGCGTCTTCGAGGTGTTCCAGCGGCTCCACTCCCGCGACGAACACGACGGGACCGGCATCGGCCTGGCGCTGTGTCGCCGGATCGTCGAGCGCCACGGCGGCGAGATCTGGGTGGAGTCCGAATCCGGCGAGGGGTCGACGTTCTACTTCACGCTGCCGGCGGCCGATGAACCTGCCGAGTAA
- a CDS encoding DUF433 domain-containing protein → MTITRDEDVIGGEPRLARTRIGVRHVATRVIDSGQSPAYVADQLDISLSSVYEALSYYYDNVDEMRSFERENEDAFERVRESSLKPKETVQ, encoded by the coding sequence ATGACCATCACTCGTGACGAGGACGTCATCGGGGGCGAGCCACGGTTAGCGAGGACTCGTATCGGTGTTCGCCACGTCGCCACACGGGTGATCGACAGTGGGCAGTCGCCTGCGTACGTCGCAGACCAGCTCGATATCTCGCTGTCCAGCGTCTACGAAGCCCTCTCGTACTACTACGACAACGTCGACGAGATGCGGAGCTTCGAGCGTGAAAACGAGGACGCGTTCGAGCGAGTTCGAGAGTCGTCGCTGAAACCGAAAGAGACCGTCCAGTGA
- a CDS encoding acyl-CoA mutase large subunit family protein — protein MFDPDDLEAIREGHEQWREETYGPTVERFGERKEQFTTDTGGQTVDPLYTPADIADQEYDEDIGFPGEAPYTRGVYSTMHRGRLWTMRQYAGMGTASETNERFNYLMDEGQTGLSMAFDLPTQMGYDSDSAMAEGEVGKAGVAIDSLDDMETVFDGIPLDEVSTSMTINAPASVLLAMYIAVGDKQGVPREELRGTIQNDILKEYIARNTYIFPPEPSMRIITDIFEFCAAEVPNFNTISISGYHIREAGATAAQEIAFTLADGVEYVEAAIDAGLDVDEFAPQLSFFFNAHNNVLEEVAKFRAARRMWYEIMEERFDAEKPGSKQLKFHTQTAGSTLTAQQVENNVVRVAYQALAAVLGGTQSLHTNGKDEALSLPTEKSVRTALRTQQILAHESGAADTIDPLAGSYYVESLTDELEAEAFDILEDIDERGGMRQAVENQWVQGQIQDVAFERQREIESGERIIVGVNEYTVDEEPKEDIEEVSEEEQQQQRERVQAIRDDRDQEAVDDALADLKAAAEGDENVMPYIVDAVKAYATTGEICNAMRDVFGEYRAGV, from the coding sequence ATGTTCGACCCCGACGACCTCGAAGCCATTCGCGAGGGCCACGAACAGTGGCGCGAGGAGACCTACGGCCCCACCGTCGAGCGCTTCGGGGAGCGCAAGGAGCAGTTCACGACCGACACCGGCGGCCAGACGGTCGACCCGCTGTACACGCCCGCCGATATCGCCGACCAGGAGTACGACGAGGACATCGGCTTCCCGGGCGAGGCGCCGTACACCCGCGGCGTCTACTCGACGATGCACCGCGGCCGCCTCTGGACGATGCGGCAGTACGCCGGCATGGGCACTGCCAGCGAGACCAACGAGCGGTTCAACTACCTGATGGACGAGGGCCAGACCGGCCTCTCGATGGCCTTCGACCTCCCCACCCAGATGGGCTACGACTCCGACTCCGCGATGGCCGAAGGCGAGGTCGGGAAGGCCGGCGTCGCCATCGACTCGCTGGACGACATGGAGACCGTCTTCGACGGCATCCCCCTCGACGAGGTGTCGACGTCGATGACCATCAACGCGCCCGCCTCCGTCCTGCTGGCCATGTACATCGCCGTCGGCGACAAGCAGGGCGTCCCGCGCGAGGAGCTCCGCGGCACCATCCAGAACGACATCCTCAAGGAGTACATCGCCCGCAACACCTACATCTTCCCGCCGGAGCCCTCGATGCGCATCATCACGGACATCTTCGAGTTCTGCGCCGCCGAGGTCCCCAACTTCAACACCATCTCCATCTCGGGGTACCACATCCGCGAGGCCGGCGCGACCGCCGCCCAGGAGATCGCCTTCACGCTCGCCGACGGCGTCGAGTACGTCGAGGCGGCCATCGACGCCGGCCTCGACGTCGACGAGTTCGCCCCGCAGCTCTCCTTCTTCTTCAACGCCCACAACAACGTCCTCGAGGAGGTCGCGAAGTTCCGCGCCGCCCGCCGGATGTGGTACGAGATCATGGAGGAGCGCTTCGACGCCGAGAAGCCCGGCTCCAAGCAACTGAAGTTCCACACCCAGACCGCCGGCTCGACGCTGACCGCCCAGCAGGTCGAGAACAACGTCGTCCGCGTCGCCTACCAGGCGCTCGCCGCGGTGCTGGGCGGCACCCAGAGCCTCCACACCAACGGCAAGGACGAGGCGCTGTCGCTGCCGACCGAGAAGTCCGTCCGGACGGCCCTCCGCACCCAGCAGATCCTCGCCCACGAGTCCGGCGCCGCCGACACCATCGACCCCCTCGCGGGGAGCTACTACGTCGAGTCGCTGACCGACGAACTCGAGGCAGAGGCGTTCGACATCCTCGAGGACATCGACGAGCGCGGCGGGATGCGCCAGGCCGTCGAGAACCAGTGGGTCCAGGGGCAGATCCAGGACGTCGCCTTCGAGCGCCAGCGCGAGATCGAGAGCGGCGAGCGCATCATCGTCGGCGTCAACGAGTACACCGTCGACGAGGAGCCCAAAGAAGACATCGAGGAGGTCTCCGAGGAGGAGCAACAACAGCAGCGCGAGCGCGTCCAGGCGATCCGCGACGACCGCGACCAGGAGGCCGTCGACGACGCGCTCGCCGACCTGAAGGCGGCCGCCGAGGGCGACGAGAACGTCATGCCGTACATCGTCGACGCCGTGAAGGCCTACGCGACGACCGGCGAGATCTGCAACGCGATGCGCGACGTCTTCGGGGAGTACCGCGCGGGCGTCTGA
- a CDS encoding DUF1616 domain-containing protein translates to MNGEGLRLLLPRQVRELPADLVAVLALVAATVAVVFLPVVGDSPVRVVVGLAFVLFVPGYAFVAMLFPEAGDPPTGEEPTDVDADPEGESGPGSGAGPVPNVDRGIDGVERVALSFGLSIAIVPLLGLALNFTPFGIRLVPIVVTLGGFSVIATVVAAWRRRQLPAEDRFRVPYRAWLAAARREVFDPPTRLDAALNVALALAVLLAASSVVYAIAVPPQGEQFSEFYLLTEDDEGELVADGYPESFTAGEPESLYVGIENNEYESVDYTVVVQLQRVEGEGNQSRVTDRVEVDRFSASVAHNETWLQERRLTVGGELTGEDLRLTFLLYDGDVPAAPTRANAYRDLHLWVDVAP, encoded by the coding sequence ATGAACGGAGAGGGGCTCCGGCTGCTGTTACCCCGGCAGGTGCGCGAGCTACCGGCGGACCTGGTAGCCGTGCTCGCGCTCGTGGCCGCGACCGTCGCGGTCGTCTTCCTGCCGGTCGTCGGCGACTCGCCGGTCCGGGTCGTCGTCGGTCTGGCGTTCGTGCTGTTCGTCCCCGGCTACGCCTTCGTCGCGATGCTGTTCCCCGAGGCCGGCGACCCGCCGACGGGCGAGGAGCCGACCGACGTCGACGCCGACCCGGAGGGCGAGTCCGGGCCCGGATCGGGCGCTGGACCCGTCCCGAACGTCGACCGCGGCATCGACGGCGTCGAGCGCGTCGCGCTCTCGTTCGGGCTCAGCATCGCTATCGTCCCGCTGCTCGGCCTGGCGCTGAACTTCACGCCGTTCGGTATCCGGCTGGTCCCCATCGTCGTCACGCTCGGCGGTTTCTCGGTGATCGCGACGGTGGTCGCGGCCTGGCGCCGCCGGCAGCTCCCGGCCGAGGACCGGTTCCGCGTCCCCTACCGCGCGTGGCTCGCGGCGGCCAGACGGGAGGTGTTCGACCCGCCGACGCGGCTCGACGCGGCGCTGAACGTCGCGCTCGCCCTGGCCGTCCTGCTGGCGGCCTCCAGCGTCGTCTACGCCATCGCGGTCCCGCCGCAGGGCGAGCAGTTCTCGGAGTTCTACCTCCTGACCGAGGACGACGAGGGCGAACTGGTCGCGGACGGCTACCCGGAGTCGTTCACCGCCGGCGAGCCGGAGTCGCTGTACGTCGGCATCGAGAACAACGAGTACGAGTCGGTCGACTACACCGTCGTCGTCCAGCTCCAGCGCGTCGAGGGGGAGGGCAACCAGTCGCGCGTGACCGACCGCGTCGAGGTCGATCGCTTCTCGGCGAGCGTCGCCCACAACGAGACGTGGCTCCAGGAGCGCCGCCTCACCGTCGGCGGCGAACTGACCGGCGAGGACCTCCGGCTGACGTTCCTCCTCTACGACGGCGACGTCCCGGCGGCGCCCACACGGGCGAACGCCTACCGCGACCTCCACCTCTGGGTCGACGTCGCGCCGTAG
- a CDS encoding DUF5615 family PIN-like protein — MTGVRILLDEHVGRIFERLLRERGYEVDQAKDQFGEHTNDRALLKWCVDRSVVILTNNAKDFQPLHQEYDHAGMLLYYDQELPDRDPEGLARTVDEVFNQYGQDGVENELVDLDEWYDWLQR, encoded by the coding sequence GTGACAGGCGTCCGAATCCTACTCGACGAACACGTCGGACGGATCTTCGAGCGGCTGTTACGGGAACGGGGATACGAAGTCGACCAGGCCAAAGACCAGTTCGGCGAACACACGAACGACAGGGCGCTCCTGAAGTGGTGCGTCGATCGTTCCGTCGTCATCCTCACGAACAACGCGAAGGATTTCCAACCGCTGCACCAGGAGTATGACCACGCTGGGATGCTACTGTACTACGACCAGGAACTCCCCGACAGGGACCCCGAAGGGCTCGCCAGAACGGTCGACGAAGTCTTCAACCAGTACGGCCAGGACGGCGTCGAGAACGAACTAGTCGATCTCGACGAGTGGTACGACTGGTTGCAGAGGTGA
- the phoU gene encoding phosphate signaling complex protein PhoU — protein MARKGFQEQLQELREDVLYMSEVVLERIRMGLRALETKDESLAQEVIEGDHEINELYLELEQDCIDLFALQQPVAGDLRFIAASFKIITDLERVADLATNLGDYTLQAERDLYPDVDVQGIGDAVVEMVDDAMEAYADEDSAACFAIDDRDDEVDAMCERASSTVVRELIETEIDADSSDQEIESLMTEVSRLLLTIRDLERVGDHAVNIAARTLYMTENSDELIY, from the coding sequence ATGGCACGAAAAGGGTTCCAGGAGCAACTTCAGGAACTCCGCGAGGACGTCCTCTACATGAGCGAGGTCGTCCTCGAGCGGATCCGCATGGGGTTGCGCGCCCTGGAGACGAAGGACGAGTCGCTCGCCCAGGAGGTCATCGAGGGCGACCACGAGATCAACGAACTGTACCTGGAACTGGAGCAGGACTGCATCGACCTGTTCGCCCTCCAGCAGCCCGTCGCCGGCGACCTCCGCTTTATCGCCGCGTCGTTCAAGATCATCACCGACCTCGAGCGGGTCGCCGACCTCGCGACCAACCTCGGCGACTACACGCTGCAGGCCGAACGCGACCTCTACCCCGACGTCGACGTCCAGGGCATCGGCGACGCCGTCGTCGAGATGGTCGACGACGCGATGGAGGCCTACGCCGACGAGGACAGCGCCGCCTGCTTCGCCATCGACGACCGCGACGACGAGGTCGACGCCATGTGCGAGCGCGCCTCCAGCACCGTCGTCCGCGAACTCATCGAGACCGAGATCGACGCCGACTCCTCCGACCAGGAGATCGAGAGCCTCATGACCGAAGTCTCCCGACTCCTCCTCACCATCCGCGACCTCGAGCGCGTCGGCGACCACGCCGTCAACATCGCCGCCCGTACGCTCTACATGACCGAGAACAGCGACGAACTCATCTACTGA
- a CDS encoding metal-dependent hydrolase produces MPDLLTHALVGFVVGTALSWRDDRVTGPFVTLVMVGALSPDLNRIELLVPDPTVETLVGIPWTWVPLHRLGGTVLVVTVAALLVDRRHRRLAVGLLAAGATSHYALDFLLYKPSGLTSPLLWPFTVHRFAVEGIYVSSDRWPAVVAGVAAICVWLIDRRLTLKSRTANRDG; encoded by the coding sequence ATGCCTGACCTGCTGACCCACGCGCTCGTCGGGTTCGTCGTCGGGACGGCGCTCTCCTGGCGGGACGACCGCGTCACGGGCCCGTTCGTCACGCTGGTGATGGTCGGCGCGCTCTCGCCGGACCTCAACCGCATCGAGCTCCTCGTCCCGGACCCGACCGTCGAGACGCTGGTCGGCATCCCGTGGACGTGGGTGCCGCTGCATCGCCTCGGCGGCACCGTCCTCGTCGTCACCGTCGCCGCGCTCCTCGTCGACCGGCGACACCGCCGGCTCGCCGTCGGGCTCCTCGCGGCCGGCGCCACCTCCCACTACGCGCTCGACTTCCTGCTGTACAAGCCGTCCGGGCTCACGAGCCCGCTGCTGTGGCCGTTCACGGTCCACCGGTTCGCCGTCGAGGGGATCTACGTCTCCAGCGACCGGTGGCCGGCCGTCGTCGCCGGGGTCGCCGCCATCTGCGTGTGGCTGATCGATCGACGATTGACCCTCAAGTCGAGGACTGCAAACCGAGATGGCTAG
- a CDS encoding phosphate uptake regulator PhoU, with product METRKVQVTGGSTYTVSLPKEWATGNDVSGGSVVEFYPEEDSLLLTPQQDEEKVEGTLDITGLEGDELMRAVVTMYVSGFDIITLETARVSAAQRRTIREATQGLVGLEVIGETSERVRLQDLLDSSELSMHNAITRMRLVSTTMLADAVTALLEDDDDLATDVVQRDDDVDRLWSMVSRVFRSVLRDPSVAATVGLDRETCFDIHSSARQLERIGDHAAKIATHAETLGAPPEEAAAAIEDLHEEATEIVEMAMDALLEEDSDRATRLAHDARQRIAEIDELARQVDERIRELDPQQAQLLGLVVDSLSRSADYGGNIAETALQNAAPKP from the coding sequence ATGGAGACGCGAAAGGTCCAGGTGACGGGCGGCTCTACGTATACCGTTTCCCTGCCGAAGGAGTGGGCGACCGGCAACGACGTCAGCGGGGGCAGCGTCGTCGAGTTCTATCCCGAGGAGGACTCGCTGCTGTTGACGCCACAGCAGGACGAGGAGAAGGTCGAGGGGACGCTGGACATCACCGGCCTGGAGGGCGACGAACTGATGCGCGCGGTCGTGACGATGTACGTCAGCGGCTTCGACATCATCACGCTGGAGACCGCCCGGGTCAGCGCGGCCCAGCGACGCACCATCCGCGAGGCGACCCAGGGGCTCGTCGGCCTGGAGGTCATCGGCGAGACCTCCGAGCGGGTCCGACTGCAGGACCTCCTTGACTCTTCGGAGCTGTCGATGCACAACGCCATCACGCGGATGCGGCTCGTCTCGACGACGATGCTCGCCGACGCGGTGACGGCACTGCTGGAGGACGACGACGACCTCGCGACCGACGTCGTCCAGCGCGACGACGACGTCGACCGGCTGTGGTCGATGGTCTCGCGGGTGTTCCGCTCGGTCCTCCGGGACCCCTCCGTCGCGGCGACGGTCGGGCTCGACAGAGAGACCTGCTTCGACATCCACTCCAGCGCCCGCCAGCTCGAGCGCATCGGCGACCACGCCGCCAAGATCGCGACCCACGCCGAGACGCTCGGCGCGCCGCCCGAGGAGGCCGCCGCAGCCATCGAAGACCTCCACGAGGAGGCCACCGAGATCGTCGAGATGGCGATGGACGCGCTGCTCGAGGAGGACTCCGACCGCGCGACGCGGCTGGCCCACGACGCCCGCCAGCGCATCGCCGAGATCGACGAGCTCGCCCGGCAGGTCGACGAGCGCATCCGCGAGCTCGACCCCCAGCAGGCGCAACTCCTCGGGCTGGTCGTCGACTCGCTGTCGCGCAGCGCCGACTACGGCGGCAACATCGCCGAGACGGCGCTGCAGAACGCCGCGCCGAAACCCTGA